The following DNA comes from Candidatus Eremiobacteraceae bacterium.
GTATCCCACGCAGCCCAACATCAATCAGTACGGCGGTGTCACTGCGGGCCCCGACGGAAACGAATGGTTTTCCGAATCGTCGAACAACGCGATCGGGAAGATCAATCCGAAGACGGGTAAGATCACGGAGTTCAAACTCCCGCAAACGTGCATACCGTCGGCCATCGTCACCGCCAAGGACGACCACATGTGGTTCGCGTGTCTGACGACGTCGCCCATGGTCGGCCGGATCTCGATGGCCGGCAGCATCAAGATGTTCACCGGCGGTGGAGCGTTCAGTTCGAACGAGACCGAACAATTCGGCGCAGTGGGCCCGGACGGCAACCCTTGGTTCGCCTCCGGGAACAACAACGTCGTCTTCAACGTCGACACGACGACGCTCAAGTTGACGTCGTTCGATCCGCCATTGCTCTCGGGCGAGCGGCCGGACGCTTAGCAAACCGGTCCGGACGGCAATATATGGGTGACCACGGTGGGTCTAGACCATATATACGTGCTCGTCGTCAATCCGCTCTCCGTGACGCCGACCAAAGTGAACTTCACGGGCGACGGCCAAACCAAGACTTTGGTCGCCGCCGAAAACGGCACGACCGCTTGGACGGGCACTTCGTCCGACACCGCGGTCGCGACGGTCTCGCAGGGCTCGCCGAGCACGAATTTTATCGTGACGTCCGTCGGATCGGGGTCGTGCAAAGTGACGATCGCCGATGCAGCCGGCAATAGCGTCAAGGTCAAAGTCACGGTGCCGTAACGGTCCCACTGCCCGATTTCCGCCGCCTTTCATGGCCTTTTCACGGCCATGAAGTAGGCTTCGCTGCTATGACTCTCGATTCGATCGCTACGATCCGTAGCAGGGAGACATCCATGACACAGCCGCCGTCAAGCCGCGTTTACATTCTAGGTCTCGTAGGCATCATCGCTCTCGCTGCAGCGCTTCCACTTCGGGCCGTCGCCGCACCCGGGCTTGGGCCGGTGGTCACTACGGAAGACGGCGGACAGATCTTCGGCTTCGATATCGACGCCCACGGCAACGATGGCGTGCTGAGCTCGTCGCAGGACATGCCGAATGGGGACGTCTTGAGCTCGGTGGAGACATTCAATCAAACGACGGGAAAGATAGTCAAGAAGGTGCTCGTTAGACGCAACCAAACCGATTTTGTCACCGTCGGCATATTCGCAAACGACGTCGGGTTGGTCAATCACGAGCTTGACCATGGCGTGCGCGAGTACGGCGTCATGGATCCCGTCAAGCGAAATGCATTCACGCGCAGGTGGACGCCGCCGGTAAATCCGATAGAAGTGTTGGAGCGCGCCGATAATCAGGAAACGACGACGAGCGTTCTCTACGCGATCGAGTTGTTTAACCAAGATGTGCCCGACCTTATCGTCAGCGACGTCGCCAGCAACACATTCTCGCGCATCATACACCTCGATCCGAACACATTCGGTCTCAACGACGGCCCCCGGATCGCACAAGACACGGCCAATAACAAAGCGGTCATCGCCACCTCGCCCGACGGCGGGACCGTCGGCGGCTCGGTCCCGCTGATCGCGACGATCAATCTTGCCAATGGCAAGATGAAGTCGTTCAACGGAGTCGTCACCGGCTTGTTCCATTCCGGATTCGTCAATGGACTGGCGGTGGATTCGACGACCGGCATCGCCTGCACGACGACCGAGCTAGACGCAGACGTCGAGTTCTACGACCTCGCGCATGGGACCGGTCATTTCGTGAGCCTTCCGAACGCCGGCGGGAATCAAGCAGAGACCGGCGCTGCAGTGGTGAGCGACTCGATCCATCACCTCTTCTTGGTCGCGCAGCCGAATTCGAGCATCTCGAGCGGCAGCACGATCTACGTCTACCGCGAAAACGGCGATCTCCTCGAATCGATCAACGGCTTCAGCTTCTCGAACGCGTTTTCCGTCATCGCGGCCCGGATCGCGTTAAACCCGTCGAAGCGGATCGGATTTGTGAACGGGCCCGACATCACCCAACTACAGGGGTTCAGCTATTGAGCACCCGGGGTTTTCCAGCAAGCGGGTCGAAACGGTGCGGCCCCGATCGGTCCCTCTCGGTCGCGGGCACCATTCCTCAAGGAAAGGATCGATCATGGCAGTGCTGGAGAAGGTCGCGATTCAAGGCGTCGACGCCGCTATCTACTTAGTCAAAGACGTCGATCGGGCGAAGAAATTCTGGCAGGACACGATGGGCTGCACGATGACTATGGACTACGGTCCATACGGCGGCGAATTCACGTTTGGCGACGACACGACATTTGGTCTCTACAAACCTGACGACCAGGAATGGCGTCGAGGCGGCGGGATGATTTTCCGCGTCGACGACCTGCCGGCTGCGGTCGAGCATTATAAATCGCGCGGGGTGAAGTTCGATGAGGACGGAAAAATCGAAGAATCTCCCGGGTGCTGGATGGCATTCGCCGAGGACAGCGAAGGCAATAACTTCATCCTGCACAAGCGCAAGGCCTGAGTAGATTCATCCCTCTTGAGCCCTGCTTAGCCGCAGGGCTCTCTTGCGTTTCCCGGTGGGAGGCTCGTTTATGTCGAATCGAATCAATCATCTCGCCGTTTGGGTCGCTGCCATCGTCTTCTTCGCGTGGGGCGCGCTGTGGTACGGCTTGTTGTTCGGGAACCAGTGGCTTGTCGCGCTCGGCAAGACGATGGCGGAACTGCCCGGTTCGCCAACCACCTACGTCTGGTCGTTCATACTCGGATTGATCCTGTCGTACGCGACTGCCATGGCGCTCACGCGGCGCCCCGAAGACCAGTCGTTGGCGCAAGGGATCAGCTTCGCGCTGTTCATGGGCGTCGCCGTCTACGCCACGCAGACGCTCAATCATCTGATCTATGAGAATGGTTCGATGTCGCTCTGG
Coding sequences within:
- a CDS encoding VOC family protein gives rise to the protein MAVLEKVAIQGVDAAIYLVKDVDRAKKFWQDTMGCTMTMDYGPYGGEFTFGDDTTFGLYKPDDQEWRRGGGMIFRVDDLPAAVEHYKSRGVKFDEDGKIEESPGCWMAFAEDSEGNNFILHKRKA
- a CDS encoding DUF1761 domain-containing protein — encoded protein: MSNRINHLAVWVAAIVFFAWGALWYGLLFGNQWLVALGKTMAELPGSPTTYVWSFILGLILSYATAMALTRRPEDQSLAQGISFALFMGVAVYATQTLNHLIYENGSMSLWIINTAYTVIGFAIVGAIVGAWKKRL